A window of Christiangramia forsetii KT0803 contains these coding sequences:
- a CDS encoding GAF domain-containing sensor histidine kinase: MQHKLIPFNEKLRRAALKEYNILNSGPDEDYDNLTFLAAAICEVPVSKISIVDEQRIWNKSVYGAEIQEIERQNSFCDRAIHSDSPLLILNRSESPEIFEMAKGIYDREFSFYAGVPLHNPQGHTIAVFCIFDTEEKNLSEKQKRALKALAQQTLKLFEFRKQKNKLYQVQIKLKEKYRELEKFASLVSHDLKSPLANIISLSELLKDENEGKFNEDTEQYIEYLVESSYSLRNYIDGILGFYRSDHVLEKDYTNVDLRKLLKGITDLYQVSDDIEIAYPDDVMLHNVNKAALTQVFMNLISNSLKYNDKDLRKVDIGFSKNEEYYFFEVKDNGKGIPEEKFKDIFDLFTTLETADREGNHGSGIGLATVKKLIESMGGTISIESEPEKGSNFKFQVKRF, encoded by the coding sequence ATGCAACATAAACTAATTCCTTTCAATGAGAAGCTCAGAAGAGCTGCATTGAAAGAGTATAATATTCTTAATTCCGGGCCAGACGAAGATTATGACAATCTTACGTTTCTAGCTGCTGCTATATGCGAGGTGCCAGTTTCGAAAATTAGTATTGTGGATGAGCAAAGAATCTGGAATAAGTCCGTTTATGGTGCTGAAATACAAGAAATAGAGCGTCAAAATTCATTTTGTGACAGGGCCATTCATAGTGACAGTCCTCTCCTTATACTTAACCGATCTGAATCTCCCGAAATATTCGAAATGGCAAAAGGTATCTACGATCGTGAATTTTCCTTTTATGCCGGCGTTCCGTTACATAATCCACAGGGACATACTATCGCTGTTTTCTGCATTTTTGATACTGAAGAGAAAAATTTATCTGAAAAACAAAAGCGTGCTTTAAAGGCTTTAGCACAGCAGACCTTAAAACTTTTTGAATTCAGAAAACAAAAGAACAAACTCTATCAGGTTCAAATAAAGCTTAAAGAGAAATACCGTGAATTAGAAAAATTTGCCAGCCTTGTATCTCATGACCTGAAATCTCCCCTGGCTAATATTATCTCACTAAGTGAACTTTTGAAAGATGAAAACGAGGGTAAATTTAATGAGGACACCGAGCAATATATAGAGTATTTAGTGGAGTCCTCCTACTCTCTTCGTAATTATATAGATGGAATTCTTGGTTTTTACCGTAGCGATCATGTATTGGAAAAAGATTACACAAATGTTGATCTTCGAAAATTACTAAAAGGCATTACAGATCTTTATCAGGTGTCTGATGATATCGAAATTGCTTATCCCGATGATGTAATGCTCCACAACGTAAATAAAGCCGCGTTAACGCAGGTTTTTATGAATCTTATAAGTAATTCCTTAAAATACAATGATAAAGACCTTAGAAAGGTTGATATAGGATTCTCAAAAAATGAAGAATATTATTTTTTCGAAGTAAAAGATAATGGAAAAGGTATTCCAGAAGAAAAATTCAAAGATATTTTCGATTTGTTCACTACCCTGGAAACAGCAGATCGCGAAGGAAATCATGGGAGTGGTATTGGCCTGGCAACGGTTAAGAAACTAATTGAATCTATGGGTGGAACCATTTCTATAGAATCTGAACCCGAGAAAGGAAGTAATTTTAAATTTCAGGTTAAAAGGTTTTAA
- a CDS encoding GAF domain-containing sensor histidine kinase, with the protein MINPAVPINELKRLDSLKELDIIDSLPEEAYDSITKLASYICHTPIAAVNMIDSERNWFKSKVGTELSGSTREDSFCGHTILEPGTLLEIPNASKDERFKDNPFVVSETAIKYYAGVSLLDSNGYPMGTLCVYDSKEHHLDENQKVALKALGKQVEMLFESRRKNKILENLKVELDENNKILTEFASTVSHDLKMPLANMIITADMLKVKYGEILDVKGKEYLDYLKQSGLTLSDYISGLLDHYSSSRNSVKAMEEFFLNDLLEDIIDLLQIAENCEINLPDNNLKLYGNSAALGQIFMNLISNSLKYNNKDKIIIEIDCTENREFFNFSISDNGIGIPVEKQEMVFNLFTTAVDKDRSGKKGHGIGLSTVKKLIESLGGNIKMTSDENQGTLFEFNIKRHNTVD; encoded by the coding sequence ATGATTAATCCTGCAGTACCAATTAATGAATTAAAGAGACTTGATTCTCTTAAGGAATTGGATATTATTGATAGTCTGCCGGAAGAAGCATATGACAGCATCACAAAACTTGCTAGTTATATTTGTCATACTCCTATTGCCGCAGTGAATATGATAGATTCAGAACGCAACTGGTTTAAATCAAAAGTAGGAACAGAGCTTTCAGGATCCACCAGAGAAGATTCATTTTGTGGACATACAATTTTAGAACCGGGTACACTTTTAGAAATACCAAATGCTTCAAAAGATGAACGCTTTAAAGACAATCCGTTTGTTGTTAGCGAAACAGCCATAAAATATTACGCAGGAGTCTCTCTACTGGATAGTAATGGTTATCCCATGGGAACACTTTGTGTTTATGATTCTAAAGAACACCATTTAGATGAAAATCAGAAGGTGGCCTTAAAGGCTCTTGGAAAACAGGTGGAAATGCTTTTTGAATCCAGGAGAAAAAACAAGATTCTGGAGAATTTAAAGGTTGAATTGGATGAAAATAATAAAATCCTTACGGAGTTTGCAAGCACAGTTTCCCACGACTTAAAAATGCCACTGGCCAATATGATCATAACAGCAGATATGCTGAAGGTTAAGTATGGCGAAATTCTGGATGTTAAGGGCAAGGAATATTTGGATTATTTAAAGCAATCGGGCCTTACCCTTAGCGATTATATTAGCGGACTTCTGGATCATTATTCCAGTAGCAGAAATAGTGTAAAGGCTATGGAAGAATTCTTTCTAAACGATCTTCTTGAAGATATTATAGACTTGCTACAGATTGCCGAAAATTGCGAAATAAACCTGCCAGATAATAACCTTAAGCTTTATGGTAACAGTGCTGCGCTTGGTCAAATCTTTATGAACCTCATAAGTAACAGTTTAAAATACAACAATAAGGATAAGATCATTATTGAAATAGATTGCACTGAAAACCGTGAGTTCTTCAACTTTAGCATTAGTGATAATGGGATTGGCATCCCAGTGGAAAAACAGGAAATGGTATTTAATCTTTTTACAACTGCAGTAGATAAAGACAGAAGCGGTAAAAAAGGACACGGGATTGGTCTTTCAACAGTTAAAAAGTTAATTGAAAGCCTTGGAGGAAATATTAAAATGACTTCAGATGAGAATCAGGGCACACTCTTCGAGTTCAATATAAAACGGCATAACACAGTAGATTAG
- a CDS encoding TIGR02757 family protein, whose translation MNKSELKSFLDFKVEQYNTPEFIESDPIKIPHLFHRKEDIEISGFLTATIAWGNRKSILKNSEKLMQLMDMSPYEFILNHEEKDLNNLEGFVHRTFNSEDLKYFIKALNNIYSRHGGLEKVFYENALENTLQPAIHQFKNIFFELPHQKRTEKHVSDPFKKSAAKRINMFLRWMVRNDGKGVDFGLWNSLASSQLSCPLDVHSGNVARKLGLLKRKMNDSKALTELDENLRLMDSNDPVKYDFALFGLGVFEKGQF comes from the coding sequence TTGAATAAATCTGAACTTAAATCTTTTCTCGATTTTAAAGTCGAACAATATAATACCCCTGAATTTATTGAATCTGATCCTATTAAGATTCCACATTTATTTCACAGAAAAGAAGACATTGAAATCTCAGGTTTTCTGACCGCTACTATTGCATGGGGTAATAGAAAGAGTATTTTAAAAAATTCAGAAAAACTTATGCAGCTCATGGATATGAGTCCTTATGAGTTCATTTTAAATCATGAGGAAAAAGACCTCAATAATCTCGAAGGTTTTGTACATAGAACATTTAATTCTGAAGATTTAAAATATTTTATCAAAGCATTAAATAATATCTATTCAAGACATGGAGGCTTAGAGAAAGTTTTTTATGAGAATGCTTTGGAAAACACTTTGCAGCCCGCCATCCATCAATTTAAAAATATCTTTTTTGAATTACCACACCAGAAAAGAACAGAGAAACACGTAAGCGATCCTTTTAAAAAATCTGCCGCCAAACGTATTAATATGTTCCTAAGATGGATGGTAAGAAATGATGGAAAAGGAGTAGATTTTGGGTTATGGAATAGCTTAGCATCTTCACAACTTTCCTGCCCCCTCGATGTACATTCAGGAAACGTGGCAAGAAAATTGGGACTGCTGAAGCGAAAAATGAACGATTCAAAAGCTTTAACCGAATTAGATGAGAATTTACGACTCATGGATTCCAATGATCCGGTAAAATATGATTTTGCTCTTTTTGGACTGGGCGTTTTTGAGAAAGGCCAATTTTAA
- a CDS encoding ABC transporter ATP-binding protein: protein MIIAKNIHKYYGDLHVLKSVDLHIKKSEIVSIVGASGAGKTTLLQIMGTLDKPSKKKNSELLINSTNIYGLKSRDLSKFRNKHIGFIFQFHQLLPEFTALENICIPAFIHKTPRKEAEKRAMELLSFLGLENRASHKPGELSGGEQQRIAVARSLINNPAVIFADEPSGNLDSESAENLHKLFFQLRDEFEQTFVIVTHNEELADMADRKLTMVDGEIV, encoded by the coding sequence ATGATTATTGCTAAAAACATTCATAAATATTACGGGGATCTGCATGTTTTAAAATCAGTAGACCTTCATATTAAAAAAAGTGAAATTGTATCTATTGTAGGAGCTTCCGGAGCAGGAAAAACTACACTTCTTCAAATAATGGGTACGTTAGATAAGCCTTCGAAAAAGAAAAATTCTGAGTTATTGATTAACAGCACTAATATTTATGGGTTAAAATCCAGAGATCTCTCTAAATTCAGAAATAAGCATATTGGATTTATCTTTCAGTTTCATCAGTTATTACCCGAGTTCACGGCTTTAGAAAACATATGTATTCCAGCATTTATACATAAAACCCCTCGAAAGGAGGCTGAAAAAAGAGCGATGGAACTTTTAAGTTTTCTTGGTCTTGAAAATAGAGCATCTCATAAACCTGGAGAACTTAGTGGTGGAGAACAGCAAAGAATAGCAGTTGCCAGAAGCTTGATAAATAATCCTGCGGTGATTTTTGCTGATGAACCTTCGGGAAATCTTGATAGCGAATCTGCTGAAAATCTACATAAATTATTTTTCCAACTTAGAGACGAATTTGAACAGACGTTCGTTATTGTGACGCATAACGAAGAACTCGCAGACATGGCCGACAGGAAACTTACCATGGTGGACGGCGAAATTGTTTAA
- a CDS encoding DUF5916 domain-containing protein: protein MPLNRILFIILFLTSLYSYSQNIESDRKIYKTRRIDNPPKIDGLPDEKIWQNVAEADNFVMLEPGDGDPIPASHKTIVKILYDDEAIYVAAIMRENDPEKTMRQFTQRDNLNQSEFFLMDINTYDDGENQTRFIVTTAGTQADARMTGDNEDFAYNVVWESAVSNDENGWYLEMKIPYSALRFPEKPAQLWGVQFAREITHLNATYVWNYVDKSVGQFSQYTGLLNGITNIDPPVRLSLYPFTSLAVDQFDGNTDFNFNAGMDLKYGINDSFTLDMTLIPDFGQTAFDKVELNLGPFEQVFGENRAFFTEGTELFNKGDLFYSRRVGSTPIGFNDAQTEALENEEILENPDKAELINALKVSGRTDRGLGIGFFNAITNKQEAIFRDTITGNTRRKTTESFANYNILVLDQRFNKNSSITLINTNVTRDGHFRDGNVTGFLFDIYNKQNSFNFEGQAKMSNVNLPGQNKTGFASFLSVERTKGNIRYSLANEFANETYDINDLGINFINNYNNFSWNASYQIFEPKGSYNTYRIGLYGQHLRRYKPDVPVNTGMGGEFFAMTRDRFAFGGSMDINSEFRDYFEPRADDTYILYKPFGSMSAFVSTDYRKTFAYDVRVYFEEYYKSSRSDFSLSIEPRYRFSDKFNLIYEFEYSYQNDRPSYVDQVNDQIIFGVRDQKSIENSLNGSYNFNTKQGLNLSFRNFWSTASFAENSYSQLLEQGSLNSLDYNVTDANNPDANFNIWNLDLSYRWQFAPGSEAILLYRNAIFNEDKLSYLGFNDSLDNLFAQPARHNISLRVVYFIDYNKVKNLFRG, encoded by the coding sequence ATGCCCTTAAATCGAATATTATTTATAATTCTTTTTCTTACCAGCCTATATTCCTATTCCCAGAATATTGAATCAGACAGAAAAATATATAAAACCCGGAGAATTGATAATCCACCCAAAATTGATGGTTTACCAGACGAAAAAATCTGGCAAAATGTTGCTGAAGCTGATAATTTTGTGATGCTAGAACCCGGTGACGGGGATCCCATACCAGCATCGCATAAAACCATTGTCAAAATTCTATATGATGATGAAGCAATATATGTTGCTGCGATCATGAGAGAAAATGATCCTGAAAAAACAATGCGACAGTTTACTCAAAGGGATAATTTAAATCAATCTGAATTTTTCCTGATGGATATCAACACCTATGATGATGGTGAAAATCAAACGAGGTTTATAGTTACTACGGCGGGAACACAGGCCGATGCAAGGATGACCGGTGACAATGAAGATTTTGCTTATAACGTAGTATGGGAATCTGCCGTTTCAAATGATGAAAACGGATGGTATCTTGAAATGAAAATTCCTTATTCGGCACTTAGGTTTCCCGAGAAACCTGCGCAATTATGGGGAGTTCAGTTCGCGCGAGAGATCACACATCTAAATGCTACGTATGTTTGGAACTATGTAGATAAGTCTGTTGGCCAATTTAGTCAGTATACCGGACTTTTGAACGGCATCACAAATATTGACCCACCGGTGCGTCTTAGCCTGTATCCTTTCACTTCTTTGGCCGTTGATCAATTTGATGGAAATACAGATTTTAATTTTAATGCAGGGATGGATCTAAAATACGGAATCAACGATTCGTTTACCCTAGATATGACCCTGATCCCTGATTTTGGACAAACTGCTTTTGATAAAGTAGAGTTAAACCTTGGACCTTTTGAGCAGGTTTTTGGTGAGAACAGGGCTTTTTTTACTGAAGGCACCGAATTATTCAATAAAGGAGACCTGTTTTATTCCCGAAGAGTTGGCAGCACCCCGATCGGTTTTAATGATGCCCAAACAGAAGCCCTGGAAAATGAAGAAATCCTGGAAAATCCTGATAAAGCAGAACTTATAAATGCCTTAAAAGTTTCCGGAAGAACAGACAGAGGTTTAGGCATTGGGTTTTTCAATGCTATCACTAACAAGCAGGAAGCCATTTTCCGTGATACCATTACCGGGAACACCCGTAGAAAAACAACCGAATCTTTTGCTAATTACAATATCCTGGTATTGGATCAGCGCTTCAACAAAAACTCATCTATCACCCTAATAAATACAAATGTTACCCGAGATGGTCATTTTAGAGATGGAAATGTTACAGGATTTTTGTTTGACATATATAACAAGCAGAACTCATTCAATTTTGAAGGACAGGCGAAAATGAGTAATGTCAACTTACCCGGACAGAACAAGACCGGATTTGCCTCTTTTCTTTCAGTAGAACGAACAAAGGGAAATATTCGTTACAGCCTGGCTAATGAATTCGCTAATGAAACCTACGATATCAATGATCTTGGGATAAATTTCATCAATAATTATAACAACTTTTCCTGGAACGCTTCTTATCAGATTTTTGAACCGAAAGGAAGTTATAATACTTATAGAATTGGTTTATACGGTCAGCACCTTCGAAGATACAAGCCAGACGTTCCTGTTAATACAGGTATGGGAGGGGAGTTTTTTGCCATGACCAGAGACAGGTTCGCTTTTGGAGGGTCTATGGATATAAATTCTGAATTCAGGGACTATTTTGAACCGAGAGCTGATGATACTTATATTCTTTATAAACCTTTTGGATCCATGAGTGCGTTTGTTTCTACAGATTACAGAAAGACTTTTGCTTATGATGTAAGAGTTTATTTTGAAGAATATTATAAATCCTCCCGGAGTGATTTTAGTCTTAGCATAGAACCGAGATATCGTTTTAGCGATAAATTTAATTTGATTTATGAATTTGAATATTCTTATCAAAATGATCGGCCTAGTTATGTAGACCAGGTAAACGATCAGATAATTTTTGGGGTTAGAGATCAAAAAAGTATTGAAAACTCTTTAAATGGAAGTTATAATTTCAATACGAAACAAGGTTTGAATTTGAGTTTCAGGAACTTTTGGTCCACGGCTAGTTTTGCAGAAAACAGTTACTCCCAACTATTGGAACAAGGCTCATTAAATTCTTTAGATTACAACGTAACAGATGCAAATAATCCTGATGCTAATTTTAATATCTGGAACCTTGATCTAAGTTATAGATGGCAGTTTGCTCCGGGCAGTGAAGCTATTCTATTATATAGAAATGCGATCTTCAATGAAGATAAACTTAGTTATCTTGGTTTTAATGATAGTTTAGATAATCTTTTTGCTCAACCAGCACGACATAATATAAGCCTGCGTGTGGTATATTTTATTGACTATAACAAAGTGAAAAACTTATTCCGGGGTTAA
- the msrA gene encoding peptide-methionine (S)-S-oxide reductase MsrA, with protein sequence MKELKLKKATLAGGCFWCTEAVFQRLEGVEEVSSGFTGGEIKNPAYREIITGRTGHAEAIEIQFNPEKISFEELLLVFFATHDPTTLNKQQNDVGTQYRSAVFYHDEDQKIKAEEVIALLEKEGMFENPIVTEVSEASEFYVAEAEHQDFYNQHRQQPYCQFIIDPKIKKLNKLFSDKLK encoded by the coding sequence ATGAAAGAGTTGAAATTGAAAAAAGCCACATTGGCTGGAGGATGTTTCTGGTGTACAGAGGCTGTTTTTCAAAGATTGGAAGGAGTAGAGGAAGTGAGCTCTGGATTTACCGGTGGGGAAATCAAAAATCCCGCATATCGTGAAATAATAACAGGAAGAACCGGTCATGCAGAAGCAATAGAAATTCAATTTAATCCTGAAAAAATTAGTTTTGAAGAATTGCTTTTAGTTTTCTTTGCTACACATGATCCAACTACTTTAAATAAACAGCAAAATGATGTTGGAACCCAATATAGAAGTGCTGTTTTTTATCATGATGAAGATCAAAAAATAAAAGCCGAAGAGGTTATCGCTTTACTGGAAAAAGAAGGTATGTTTGAGAATCCTATCGTTACCGAGGTTAGTGAAGCTTCAGAATTTTATGTTGCTGAGGCAGAACATCAGGATTTCTATAATCAACACAGGCAACAACCTTATTGTCAATTTATAATTGATCCAAAAATAAAGAAGCTGAATAAATTATTTTCTGATAAACTGAAATAA
- the folE gene encoding GTP cyclohydrolase I FolE gives MSYKYFEEYNEEITENMKNNFQEIIKGVGENPDREGIVKTPERAAKAMQFLTQGYSMDAEEILKKAVFEESYDEMVVVKDIELYSLCEHHMLPFFGKAHIAYIPNGKIIGLSKLPRVVDVFARRLQVQERLTHDILECLNETLQPQGVAVVIEAVHMCMMMRGVQKQNSATTTSGFRGQFKEIETRNEFLKLISSDLR, from the coding sequence ATGTCTTATAAATACTTTGAAGAGTATAATGAAGAGATCACCGAAAATATGAAGAACAATTTTCAGGAGATCATCAAAGGTGTTGGAGAAAATCCAGATAGAGAAGGAATAGTAAAAACTCCCGAACGAGCTGCGAAAGCTATGCAATTTCTTACGCAGGGTTATTCTATGGATGCCGAAGAGATTCTTAAAAAGGCTGTTTTTGAAGAAAGTTACGATGAGATGGTGGTTGTAAAGGACATAGAACTGTACTCCCTTTGCGAACATCATATGCTTCCATTTTTCGGGAAGGCACACATCGCCTATATTCCGAATGGGAAAATAATTGGTTTAAGTAAATTGCCAAGAGTGGTTGACGTTTTTGCACGTAGGTTACAGGTTCAGGAAAGATTAACCCATGATATTTTGGAATGTTTGAATGAAACCTTGCAACCGCAAGGTGTAGCTGTGGTTATTGAAGCAGTGCATATGTGTATGATGATGCGTGGAGTTCAAAAGCAAAATAGTGCGACCACTACATCAGGTTTTCGCGGGCAATTCAAAGAAATTGAAACTAGAAACGAATTTTTGAAATTGATTAGCTCAGACCTTAGATAA
- a CDS encoding TonB-dependent receptor yields MRNTLLITLLLAVNTIIYSQNQLSGTIKNTDSQESIISANVYLPQLEKGTISDFNGAFTLKNIPDGTYKLIVSSVGFATLNLEISVPSEEINIKLKPSAIEMEEVIVSTPFHQLQSENVMKVERKSISELNKKGAVNLSDGITQIAGVESLTTGVGIGKPVIRGLSSNRVLVYTQGVRLENQQYGDEHGLGISSKGIGSVEVIKGPASLLYGSDAIGGVLYLNPESYANSGKTNAALESDYFSNTLGYQTSLMAKTSGEKLKFLARGSYASHSDYEDGNETRVTNTRFNEKDVKAGIGFQDKNYKADLRYNFNRSEIGIPEEIGVQSKDKEPLLPFQKIDNHVLSLDNRFYFQNSSLDFKLGYQYNNRKEFEEHHHEEEETEEEHSEEEEEASGEPALEMHLETINYNLKYNLPKFGNFETIVGVQGMYQTNTNFGEEILIPDAETFDFGIFATTHYHLENWDFQGGLRFDNRTLESIAYQAENDDVVEGIDRSFNSFNAALGAKYQFDQKFIARLNLASGFRAPNLSELTSNGDHNGANRYEIGNSDLENEQNFQVDLALEWRNKHFEAYINAFNNHVSNYIFISPTAEIIEEEPVFRYEQANANLYGGEIGIHIHPHPLDWLHLESSFETVTGKLSEGGYLPLIPANSITNTLRIEFEGSNTFSEKYSFIRLKNVFDQNNPGQFETETKGYGLLGAGLGGTIQFKEFSLELSASGNNLLNKKYFSHLSRLKPDGIFNIGRNLMLSASFSI; encoded by the coding sequence ATGCGAAATACATTGTTAATTACACTGCTATTGGCAGTGAACACTATTATTTATAGTCAAAATCAATTATCAGGCACCATTAAAAACACTGATTCTCAGGAATCAATTATCAGTGCAAACGTCTACCTGCCTCAGTTAGAGAAAGGCACTATAAGTGACTTCAATGGAGCGTTTACACTTAAAAATATTCCTGATGGCACTTATAAGTTAATCGTTTCTTCCGTAGGATTTGCAACATTAAACCTTGAAATAAGCGTTCCTTCAGAAGAGATAAATATTAAATTAAAACCATCTGCCATAGAGATGGAAGAAGTGATTGTTTCTACTCCTTTTCATCAACTTCAAAGCGAGAATGTGATGAAGGTAGAACGAAAAAGCATTTCTGAATTAAATAAGAAAGGTGCTGTAAATCTTTCTGACGGAATTACTCAGATCGCCGGAGTTGAAAGCCTTACTACCGGAGTAGGGATAGGAAAACCAGTTATACGTGGCTTAAGTTCTAACAGAGTTTTAGTTTATACTCAGGGAGTTCGGCTGGAAAATCAGCAGTATGGCGATGAACATGGCCTTGGAATAAGTTCAAAAGGAATTGGAAGTGTTGAAGTCATAAAAGGTCCAGCTTCTTTACTCTATGGAAGCGATGCCATTGGAGGTGTTCTTTATTTAAATCCTGAAAGCTACGCTAATTCCGGAAAGACCAATGCCGCCTTAGAAAGCGATTATTTTAGTAACACACTTGGATATCAAACCAGTTTAATGGCAAAAACCTCTGGAGAAAAATTAAAGTTTCTGGCCAGGGGAAGTTATGCAAGCCATAGTGATTACGAAGATGGAAATGAAACACGTGTTACCAATACAAGGTTCAATGAAAAAGATGTCAAGGCAGGAATAGGATTTCAGGATAAGAACTATAAAGCCGACTTACGATATAATTTCAACAGAAGCGAAATAGGAATACCAGAAGAAATTGGTGTCCAATCTAAAGATAAAGAACCGCTCCTACCCTTTCAAAAAATAGATAATCATGTGCTTAGTCTGGATAATCGCTTTTATTTTCAGAATTCCAGTCTGGATTTTAAATTAGGTTATCAATATAATAATAGAAAGGAATTCGAGGAACATCATCATGAAGAAGAGGAAACCGAAGAAGAACATTCTGAAGAAGAGGAAGAAGCTTCCGGAGAGCCAGCCTTGGAAATGCATTTGGAAACCATCAATTATAATTTAAAGTACAATCTTCCAAAATTTGGGAATTTTGAAACTATTGTTGGCGTTCAGGGAATGTACCAGACTAATACAAATTTTGGAGAAGAGATTTTAATTCCTGATGCTGAAACATTCGACTTCGGAATCTTTGCAACTACTCACTATCACCTTGAGAATTGGGATTTCCAGGGAGGATTAAGGTTTGACAACAGAACTCTTGAAAGTATAGCTTACCAGGCTGAAAATGACGACGTAGTTGAAGGAATAGACAGATCTTTTAATAGCTTCAATGCTGCTCTGGGTGCTAAATACCAGTTTGATCAAAAATTTATAGCAAGGCTTAATCTTGCCAGTGGTTTTCGTGCACCAAATCTTTCAGAGTTAACTTCAAATGGAGATCATAACGGAGCGAACAGGTATGAGATTGGAAATTCCGATCTAGAGAATGAGCAAAATTTTCAAGTAGATCTTGCCCTGGAATGGAGAAATAAGCATTTTGAAGCTTATATAAATGCATTTAACAATCATGTTAGCAATTATATCTTCATCAGTCCAACTGCTGAAATTATTGAAGAAGAGCCTGTTTTTAGATATGAGCAGGCAAATGCAAATCTATACGGTGGTGAAATAGGAATTCATATTCACCCCCACCCCTTAGATTGGTTGCACCTCGAAAGTAGTTTTGAAACAGTAACAGGTAAACTTAGTGAGGGTGGCTACTTACCTCTGATTCCGGCAAATTCTATAACTAACACCTTAAGAATAGAATTTGAAGGAAGTAATACATTCTCAGAAAAGTATAGCTTTATTAGATTGAAGAATGTATTTGATCAAAACAATCCCGGACAATTTGAAACGGAAACAAAAGGCTACGGTTTGTTAGGAGCCGGTTTAGGCGGAACCATTCAATTTAAAGAGTTCAGTTTAGAACTAAGTGCCAGTGGAAATAACTTATTAAATAAAAAGTACTTTTCCCATCTTTCTCGCTTAAAACCGGATGGTATATTCAACATTGGAAGAAATCTTATGCTTTCGGCCAGTTTCAGCATTTAA
- a CDS encoding DUF6787 family protein yields MKKLKDRWGIDSNWQLFIIFLVFAITGSSAAKLASPVCELVGITQQNSHWSIYWTFRILLIFPIYQVLLVSFGWIFGQFEFFWAFEKKMLSRLGLAKIFKF; encoded by the coding sequence ATGAAAAAATTGAAAGATCGCTGGGGAATAGATTCCAATTGGCAGTTATTTATCATTTTTCTGGTATTCGCAATTACCGGGTCTTCTGCGGCTAAATTAGCCAGCCCTGTTTGTGAACTTGTGGGTATTACTCAGCAGAACAGTCATTGGAGCATCTATTGGACCTTCAGAATCTTACTGATATTTCCAATTTATCAGGTTCTTTTGGTTAGTTTTGGATGGATCTTTGGTCAGTTTGAATTTTTCTGGGCATTTGAAAAGAAAATGCTGAGCAGACTTGGACTGGCGAAAATTTTTAAATTTTAG
- a CDS encoding DUF6146 family protein, with amino-acid sequence MKNFIYIGLLALFIYSCGSSGGKNFPSDVAGAENDTVRIANDSLEYEIIIIEPGFNLFINSYAKPRGYHSQSYLENKNQFLVSEYNQRVGQPLTYNPDLYINHINYDRNIDYGYEVNYLLYNYFVFFSRHYNQRFSVPTRI; translated from the coding sequence ATGAAGAATTTTATATATATCGGCTTACTTGCGTTGTTTATATACAGTTGCGGCTCTTCAGGCGGGAAAAATTTCCCTTCAGATGTAGCGGGGGCTGAAAATGATACTGTAAGGATTGCCAACGACAGTCTTGAGTACGAGATTATTATTATTGAACCTGGATTTAATCTTTTTATAAATTCTTACGCCAAGCCAAGAGGATATCATTCTCAAAGTTACCTTGAGAATAAAAATCAGTTTCTGGTTTCAGAATATAATCAAAGAGTAGGTCAGCCATTGACATACAATCCAGATCTTTATATAAATCATATCAATTATGATCGTAATATAGATTATGGCTACGAAGTAAATTATTTACTCTATAATTACTTTGTTTTCTTCAGCAGGCATTACAATCAAAGATTTAGTGTCCCTACCAGGATTTGA